A stretch of the Planktothricoides raciborskii GIHE-MW2 genome encodes the following:
- a CDS encoding transposase: MARSPYHVLENRPHFVTCTVVNWLPLFYQIEIAQIILDSLQFMQDNQRLDLSGYVIMENHLHMLVSGANLSKEIGNFKSFTARSMINWLQQNNFHHLLQQLKIYKLQYKTEQEYQVWQEGFQPQAIFSDEVFRQKLEYIHNNPLRRGYVDHPAHWRYSSYRNYIGEPEVLRLDKIDF; encoded by the coding sequence ATGGCACGAAGTCCCTACCATGTCTTAGAAAATCGACCCCACTTTGTCACCTGCACAGTGGTTAATTGGCTCCCGTTATTTTATCAAATTGAAATTGCTCAAATTATCTTAGATTCCCTCCAGTTTATGCAAGATAACCAGCGATTAGACTTATCTGGTTATGTGATTATGGAAAACCATCTCCATATGTTAGTCTCAGGCGCTAACTTATCTAAGGAAATAGGGAATTTTAAATCCTTCACCGCGCGATCAATGATTAATTGGCTTCAACAGAATAATTTTCATCACTTACTACAACAGCTTAAAATTTATAAACTTCAATATAAAACTGAACAAGAATATCAAGTTTGGCAAGAAGGATTTCAACCTCAAGCGATTTTCAGTGATGAGGTGTTTAGACAAAAGTTAGAGTATATTCACAATAATCCCTTGAGACGCGGCTATGTAGACCATCCAGCCCATTGGCGATATTCGAGTTATCGTAATTACATCGGTGAACCAGAAGTTTTACGTTTGGATAAAATTGATTTTTAG
- a CDS encoding aspartate aminotransferase, producing the protein MNINWQNHQAERLNQLPPYIFGYLAELKNQAKQQGVDVIDLGMGNPDGSPPQPVIDAAIAAMTTSQNHGYPPFEGIGEFRKAITDWYKRRYNVLLDYNSEALPVLGSKEGLSHLAIAYINPGDIVLVPSPAYPAHFRGPILAGAEIYPLVLKPENNWLIDLNTIPEAVAQRAKIIYFNYPNNPTTATAPREFFEEIVAWARHYEIMLVHDLAYAELSFDDYHPTSLLEIPGAKEIGVEFHTLSKTYSMAGWRAGFVVGNAQIIKGLSSLKSNMDYGMFAVVQAGAAAALSLPDSYIHQNQERYRKRRDFLVAGLNELGWNITPPKASMYLWVPCTVGMNSTDFFMNVLEKTGVVVTPGNAFGEAGDGYVRISLIEDCDRLQEVLNRLKKAEISYQPKCLVA; encoded by the coding sequence ATGAATATCAACTGGCAAAATCATCAAGCGGAAAGGCTGAATCAGCTACCCCCGTATATATTTGGTTATTTAGCGGAACTGAAAAATCAGGCAAAACAACAAGGGGTCGATGTGATTGATTTGGGGATGGGAAACCCCGATGGTTCCCCACCTCAACCCGTGATTGATGCAGCGATCGCGGCCATGACCACTTCCCAAAATCATGGCTATCCGCCTTTTGAAGGCATCGGTGAATTTCGTAAAGCCATCACCGATTGGTATAAACGTCGTTACAATGTTTTACTCGATTACAACAGTGAAGCTTTGCCGGTATTAGGGTCAAAAGAAGGACTCTCTCACCTGGCGATCGCCTATATTAATCCTGGGGACATTGTGCTGGTTCCCAGTCCAGCTTATCCCGCCCATTTTCGCGGCCCAATCTTAGCGGGCGCCGAAATTTATCCCCTAGTCTTGAAACCAGAAAACAACTGGTTAATCGACTTAAATACGATTCCCGAAGCAGTAGCCCAAAGAGCCAAAATTATCTATTTTAATTATCCGAATAATCCCACAACCGCTACCGCCCCTAGGGAATTTTTTGAAGAAATTGTAGCATGGGCTCGTCACTATGAAATCATGCTAGTCCATGACTTAGCTTATGCGGAACTTTCCTTTGACGACTATCATCCCACCAGCTTATTAGAAATTCCCGGAGCCAAAGAAATTGGCGTAGAGTTTCATACCCTGTCTAAAACTTATAGTATGGCGGGATGGCGAGCGGGTTTTGTGGTGGGTAATGCTCAAATTATCAAGGGTTTATCTAGTCTCAAAAGTAATATGGACTATGGGATGTTTGCGGTAGTCCAAGCGGGGGCTGCTGCCGCTTTAAGTCTCCCAGATTCTTATATTCATCAAAATCAAGAACGCTATCGTAAACGCCGCGATTTTCTCGTGGCTGGGTTGAACGAATTAGGCTGGAATATTACACCCCCGAAAGCCAGTATGTATCTCTGGGTGCCTTGCACCGTGGGCATGAATTCTACGGATTTCTTTATGAATGTTTTAGAGAAAACTGGCGTGGTGGTGACTCCGGGCAACGCCTTTGGGGAAGCGGGAGATGGATATGTCCGTATCAGCTTAATTGAAGATTGCGATCGCCTCCAAGAAGTATTAAATCGGCTGAAAAAAGCGGAAATTTCTTACCAGCCTAAATGCTTAGTTGCTTAG
- a CDS encoding NupC/NupG family nucleoside CNT transporter, with product MERMISLLGLGVFVGMGYLFSTNRRAIPWQTVLWGIALQLILAIFILRTRVGLALFQFLGDRINTFLNYADAGSKFVFGDNFSEHFMAFKVLPTIVFFSSFISLLYYYGILQRVVQWVAWVMMRTMKTSGAESLSCAANIFVGQTEAPLMIKPYINSLTLSELHAVMTGGFATIAGGVMAAYLSFGVPAEHLIAASVMSAPAALAISKLFYPETETSLTVGQVQVKVEQSYVNAVDAAAGGARDGMNLALNVGAMLIAFLGLLAFFNGLLGWLGNLVGLPQLSLEWIFAYVMAPVAWLMGVPWADCAQVGILLGKKTILNEFIAYLDLKVLMDNARKIASGEVAAGSLPVISERAKVIATYALCGFSNIGSIAIQIGGIGAIAPQRQGDLARLGIRAMIAGSLACFMTACIAGMLL from the coding sequence ATAGAGCGGATGATTTCCCTGCTGGGGTTGGGGGTATTTGTGGGGATGGGTTATCTGTTTTCCACGAACCGCCGAGCAATTCCTTGGCAAACGGTGCTTTGGGGCATTGCCTTGCAACTTATTTTAGCGATTTTTATCCTCAGAACTAGGGTCGGTTTGGCCTTGTTTCAGTTTTTGGGCGATCGCATCAACACTTTTCTCAACTATGCGGATGCGGGTTCTAAGTTTGTTTTTGGGGATAACTTTAGCGAACATTTTATGGCTTTTAAAGTGTTGCCTACCATCGTTTTTTTCTCCTCGTTTATTTCCTTACTTTATTACTACGGAATTTTACAGCGAGTAGTGCAATGGGTGGCTTGGGTGATGATGCGAACCATGAAAACATCTGGGGCAGAATCCCTTAGTTGTGCGGCCAATATTTTTGTGGGACAAACGGAAGCCCCGCTGATGATTAAGCCTTATATTAATTCCTTGACTCTTTCCGAACTTCATGCGGTGATGACCGGGGGATTTGCGACTATTGCCGGAGGGGTAATGGCAGCTTATCTTTCTTTCGGAGTACCTGCGGAACATTTAATCGCCGCTTCGGTGATGTCCGCCCCCGCAGCCCTGGCAATTTCTAAGTTATTTTATCCCGAAACTGAAACATCTCTCACTGTTGGACAAGTGCAGGTGAAAGTTGAGCAAAGTTATGTTAATGCGGTGGATGCGGCGGCAGGTGGTGCCAGAGATGGAATGAATTTGGCCTTAAACGTGGGGGCGATGTTAATTGCGTTTTTGGGGTTACTAGCTTTTTTTAATGGCTTATTAGGTTGGCTGGGCAATTTGGTGGGTTTGCCTCAGTTGTCTTTAGAGTGGATTTTTGCTTATGTGATGGCTCCCGTGGCTTGGTTGATGGGGGTGCCTTGGGCAGACTGTGCCCAGGTGGGAATTTTGTTAGGGAAAAAGACTATTTTAAATGAGTTTATTGCTTATTTGGATTTGAAAGTTTTGATGGATAATGCCCGAAAAATTGCATCGGGGGAAGTGGCTGCGGGGTCGCTGCCGGTGATTTCTGAACGGGCTAAGGTTATCGCTACTTATGCTTTATGTGGTTTTTCTAATATTGGCTCGATCGCCATCCAAATTGGCGGAATTGGTGCGATCGCGCCACAGCGTCAGGGGGATTTAGCCCGCTTAGGAATTCGGGCGATGATTGCCGGTTCTTTGGCCTGTTTTATGACCGCTTGTATCGCCGGAATGTTATTGTAA
- a CDS encoding DUF2993 domain-containing protein produces the protein MVSGLFGNTMFQDQSGDRLVSKVAGSAIAALFKRSENIEANVRAEPVTKLLQGSIDGFDFIGKGMLMYNGLRINAMELYLQAVSIDFGAIFTGQVKLRRPTEASMRVVLTEEDLTTSFNTPFVTEKLQRLQYEGQSLKFQNTTITLNSDKTLRLKSQITIGSEDKTITLDFTTSVIVEDRKKIQFVDVQYTGNDEELALGKAVITHVNNLLDLDKFALEGTQLRVDRIRIQNQAIVFYGSANINRFPTRK, from the coding sequence ATGGTATCCGGTTTGTTTGGCAACACAATGTTTCAAGATCAAAGTGGAGATCGTCTCGTAAGTAAAGTCGCTGGTAGTGCGATCGCGGCTTTGTTTAAACGGTCGGAAAATATCGAGGCCAATGTTCGGGCTGAACCTGTAACCAAGCTGTTACAGGGAAGCATTGATGGCTTTGATTTCATCGGTAAAGGGATGTTGATGTATAACGGCTTGCGAATTAATGCAATGGAGTTGTATCTGCAAGCTGTTTCCATTGACTTTGGGGCGATTTTTACGGGTCAGGTAAAATTGCGGCGACCAACTGAAGCCAGCATGAGAGTGGTATTGACTGAAGAAGATTTAACCACTTCTTTCAATACCCCATTTGTCACGGAAAAACTGCAAAGACTTCAGTATGAAGGACAATCTCTCAAATTTCAGAATACTACAATTACCTTAAATAGTGATAAAACTTTGCGGCTAAAATCTCAAATTACCATTGGCAGTGAGGACAAAACAATTACTCTTGATTTTACCACTTCGGTGATCGTGGAAGACCGCAAAAAAATTCAATTTGTGGATGTGCAATATACTGGCAATGACGAGGAATTAGCCCTCGGTAAAGCGGTGATTACTCATGTAAATAATTTGTTAGACCTAGACAAATTTGCCCTGGAAGGAACTCAACTGCGAGTAGACCGCATCCGCATCCAAAATCAGGCGATCGTCTTTTATGGTTCGGCGAATATTAATCGGTTTCCCACTCGTAAGTAA
- a CDS encoding pentapeptide repeat-containing protein has product MSKFTPLNIEEIRAGKIKQLSDAKLIGANLSGAKLAEADLSQANLKGADLSGADLSQAQLRGNLRGANLSGANLQGTDCRNADLTGANLQDAEVRGASFAGAFMAGIAGRKLDLSGVDLHGADLRGASLAKANLAGADLSNANLSGADLSQADLEQANLNGAVMRGANLQRANLLCAQMEKTQWTGALLDGACVEGTPLMNVKKKPD; this is encoded by the coding sequence ATGAGCAAATTCACACCTTTAAATATAGAAGAAATTCGCGCTGGTAAAATCAAACAACTCAGCGATGCTAAACTCATCGGCGCCAACTTATCCGGCGCCAAACTCGCTGAAGCCGACCTATCCCAAGCCAACTTAAAAGGGGCCGATCTCAGTGGGGCAGACTTATCCCAAGCCCAACTCCGAGGCAACCTCCGAGGCGCTAACTTAAGCGGCGCCAATTTACAAGGAACCGACTGTCGCAATGCGGACTTAACCGGCGCTAACCTCCAGGATGCGGAAGTCCGGGGCGCCAGTTTTGCTGGAGCATTTATGGCTGGCATCGCTGGTCGGAAGTTAGACCTAAGTGGCGTTGATTTGCACGGGGCTGACCTGCGGGGCGCCAGTTTAGCCAAAGCAAATTTAGCTGGGGCAGATTTAAGTAATGCCAATCTTTCCGGCGCCGATCTTTCTCAGGCAGATTTAGAACAAGCAAATTTAAATGGGGCGGTCATGCGGGGCGCGAATTTACAGCGAGCGAACTTACTCTGTGCCCAGATGGAGAAAACCCAGTGGACTGGGGCGTTACTCGATGGCGCCTGTGTGGAAGGAACCCCTCTGATGAACGTGAAAAAGAAGCCAGATTAA
- a CDS encoding DICT sensory domain-containing protein: MKPESTLNQLKTNLPDQQLPSSYGVYFKNTLVALCHALEDHILQSSSPESTQKPLVLVTFQQGKWYLQEADRYQEIAQASNHVVISAVADSGFISHKTSQLDNVSLVNLDLNDSLVQEWNLIIIAPNYQATLLCHELSEDEYLPDGKPDVDMERKFYGLWTFDRPVVAKSAEILIEKVRYYDANLANQLRVKLQKILLKEAIAPADLSGVVSRIVTYLQSSQQQMISVNRQTRELWELEGKALRFSRNLNANKLQAFLRIAQRVDERDPTNPVASLQVAALSETLGQLLDLPTLKLRRLRLAGLLFRVGLVSAPKEVFTQTKSEFDDVTLGFWRDRAKIAAQLLAAMPELAPVTNIVAHQLEYWDGSGQPDGLRGEEIPIESRILALVAYFQDLTQPRGSRPGVSLSVALEKCQELSETRFDPALVASLSHVVRLTEMGMMQLPDRPSQLPNVWLDDL; this comes from the coding sequence ATGAAACCAGAATCAACTCTCAACCAACTGAAAACCAACTTACCTGACCAACAACTGCCTTCTAGTTACGGAGTTTATTTTAAAAATACCTTGGTGGCGCTTTGCCACGCCCTCGAAGATCATATTTTACAAAGTAGTAGCCCTGAGTCTACCCAAAAACCTTTAGTATTAGTCACTTTTCAACAAGGGAAATGGTATTTACAAGAAGCCGATCGCTATCAAGAAATTGCCCAAGCATCTAATCATGTGGTAATTTCTGCGGTGGCAGATAGTGGATTTATCAGCCATAAAACCAGTCAATTAGACAATGTATCATTGGTGAATCTTGACCTCAATGATAGTTTAGTTCAAGAATGGAATTTAATTATTATTGCTCCTAATTATCAGGCAACTTTGCTATGCCACGAACTGTCAGAAGATGAATATCTGCCCGATGGTAAACCTGATGTGGATATGGAGCGAAAATTTTATGGTTTATGGACATTTGATCGCCCCGTAGTAGCCAAATCAGCGGAAATTTTGATTGAAAAAGTGCGTTATTATGACGCAAATTTAGCCAACCAGCTACGGGTAAAATTGCAAAAGATTCTGCTGAAAGAGGCGATCGCCCCTGCGGATCTAAGTGGGGTAGTTTCTCGCATCGTCACTTACTTACAAAGTTCTCAGCAACAAATGATTTCAGTGAATCGCCAAACCAGAGAACTTTGGGAATTAGAAGGAAAAGCCCTGCGCTTCAGTCGGAATTTAAATGCCAATAAACTCCAAGCATTTTTACGCATAGCCCAACGAGTCGATGAACGAGATCCCACCAATCCCGTAGCCTCTTTACAAGTTGCCGCATTATCAGAAACCTTGGGGCAATTATTAGATTTACCCACCTTAAAATTACGTCGATTAAGATTAGCGGGATTATTATTTAGAGTTGGGTTAGTTTCTGCCCCCAAAGAAGTATTTACCCAGACTAAAAGTGAATTCGATGATGTTACTCTGGGATTTTGGCGCGATCGGGCAAAAATTGCCGCCCAATTACTTGCGGCCATGCCGGAATTAGCCCCTGTAACAAATATTGTCGCTCATCAATTAGAATATTGGGATGGTAGCGGTCAACCCGATGGCTTACGCGGCGAAGAAATCCCCATTGAATCGCGGATTTTAGCCCTCGTTGCTTACTTTCAAGACCTCACTCAACCACGAGGCAGTCGCCCAGGGGTAAGTTTATCCGTTGCCCTGGAAAAATGCCAAGAATTGAGTGAAACTCGCTTCGATCCGGCTTTAGTTGCATCTCTTTCTCATGTCGTCCGACTCACCGAAATGGGCATGATGCAACTACCCGATCGCCCTAGTCAACTCCCCAATGTTTGGTTAGATGATTTGTAG
- a CDS encoding methyltransferase domain-containing protein — protein MSSALSEKIKQFYDASSGLWETIWGEHMHHGYYGADGQKQVERRQAQIDLIHELVNWTSEKLGRDVTKNLSTFIDVGCGIGGSTLYLAQYCNAKGTGITLSPVQATRATERAAEANISCEFQVADALNMPFADQSFDLVWSLESGEHMPDKQKFLQECYRVLKPGGTLILATWCHRPTDAASGGALTADEAKHLADLYRVYYLPYVISLPEYEAIAHDCGFQNIHTVDWSTAVAPFWNTVISSAFSLQAIFGLLSAGWQTIQGALALGLMSGGYQRGLIRYGVLCGTKE, from the coding sequence ATGAGTTCAGCACTTTCTGAAAAAATTAAGCAATTTTATGACGCCTCCAGCGGTTTGTGGGAAACGATTTGGGGCGAACACATGCACCACGGCTATTACGGCGCCGACGGTCAGAAACAAGTAGAACGCCGTCAAGCCCAAATTGATCTAATTCACGAATTGGTGAACTGGACATCAGAGAAGCTAGGCAGAGATGTCACCAAAAATCTATCCACATTTATCGATGTGGGCTGTGGCATCGGTGGTAGCACTTTATACTTAGCTCAATATTGTAACGCTAAGGGTACGGGAATTACTCTCAGTCCAGTGCAAGCGACGAGAGCAACGGAACGAGCGGCTGAAGCGAATATATCCTGTGAATTTCAAGTTGCCGATGCGTTAAATATGCCCTTTGCGGATCAGTCCTTTGATTTGGTCTGGTCCCTAGAAAGTGGCGAACATATGCCCGATAAACAAAAATTTCTCCAAGAATGCTATCGGGTGCTCAAACCGGGGGGCACTTTGATTTTGGCTACTTGGTGTCATCGTCCCACCGATGCCGCTTCTGGAGGGGCATTGACCGCTGATGAAGCAAAACATTTAGCGGATTTGTACCGAGTTTACTATTTGCCTTATGTGATTTCCCTGCCAGAATATGAGGCGATCGCCCATGATTGTGGCTTCCAAAATATCCATACCGTTGATTGGTCTACTGCTGTCGCCCCCTTCTGGAATACTGTCATCAGTTCTGCCTTTAGCCTGCAAGCGATTTTTGGCTTACTCAGCGCCGGTTGGCAGACCATTCAAGGCGCCCTGGCATTAGGCTTGATGAGTGGAGGTTATCAACGAGGATTGATTCGTTACGGTGTCCTTTGTGGCACCAAAGAGTAA
- a CDS encoding methyl-accepting chemotaxis protein codes for MSFSAFLHFHLFDSQKLKYRILSVYFMPIILFAIASFIVYKNGVNISISKEKFTRAHQSLNDVKRLGFSLTLMQRSALGYMIGQDPVYLKTFERWDDLFYQQSEILRSTIVEPRQKELLNKIITLGYESGEFDRRLISYIELGNPNKAIETWNQGNRQQIIHQLEQLLADFEAIIQEELQIQSNQADVALKSLPWAVFGSTCLVAVVAIALGLRLAGAIADRMNQEATAVAGSALEIAATIEEQARTSSLQASSVHETTTTIDELNASARKMSEQAESSARSARVILELTTKGSHAIEQSLEDMSLLQQKVGAIAEQIQELNQQASQIRQIISLVSDFASQTNMLALNASVEAVRAGEQGKGFGVVANYIRQLADQSRASSQQIDELITEIQSKIQATVSVSQEGQKIVATSVQISENTAAAFTQVRNSMNEMALNSQQISLGAVQQTQAIEQIVQAMQNLNIAAKESAEGIIQVQIATQQLSHSAENLQKMI; via the coding sequence ATGTCCTTTTCAGCTTTTTTGCATTTTCACCTCTTTGACTCTCAAAAATTAAAATATCGGATTCTTTCCGTTTATTTTATGCCAATTATTTTGTTTGCGATCGCTAGTTTTATTGTGTATAAAAATGGCGTAAATATTAGCATAAGCAAAGAAAAATTTACTCGGGCACATCAATCATTAAATGATGTGAAAAGATTGGGGTTTAGCCTAACTTTAATGCAACGGTCTGCCTTGGGGTATATGATCGGTCAAGATCCAGTGTATCTCAAAACATTTGAACGGTGGGATGACCTGTTTTATCAACAGTCAGAAATATTACGATCCACTATCGTTGAGCCACGACAAAAAGAATTATTAAATAAGATTATTACATTAGGCTATGAAAGCGGAGAATTTGACCGGCGGTTAATTTCTTACATTGAACTGGGAAATCCTAATAAGGCTATTGAAACTTGGAATCAGGGCAACCGACAACAAATTATTCATCAATTAGAGCAGCTTTTGGCCGATTTTGAAGCGATCATACAGGAGGAGCTTCAAATTCAAAGTAATCAAGCAGATGTGGCATTAAAATCTCTCCCCTGGGCGGTATTTGGATCGACTTGCTTGGTTGCGGTGGTAGCGATCGCCCTGGGTTTAAGGTTAGCAGGGGCGATCGCTGATCGGATGAACCAAGAAGCCACGGCAGTCGCGGGTTCAGCCCTGGAAATCGCTGCCACCATCGAAGAACAAGCCCGTACCTCAAGCTTACAAGCGTCTTCAGTCCATGAAACTACCACCACCATTGATGAGTTAAATGCCTCAGCGAGAAAAATGTCAGAACAAGCCGAAAGTTCTGCCCGCAGCGCTAGGGTCATTCTTGAACTCACCACTAAAGGAAGTCATGCCATTGAGCAAAGTTTAGAAGACATGAGTCTATTACAGCAAAAAGTAGGGGCGATCGCCGAACAAATTCAAGAGTTAAATCAGCAAGCCAGTCAGATTCGCCAAATCATCAGTTTGGTCAGTGATTTTGCCAGTCAAACCAATATGTTAGCCCTGAACGCATCGGTAGAAGCAGTGCGGGCTGGAGAACAAGGGAAAGGTTTTGGGGTTGTGGCTAATTATATTCGTCAACTTGCGGATCAAAGTCGGGCATCGAGCCAACAAATTGATGAATTGATTACTGAGATTCAAAGCAAAATTCAAGCTACTGTATCCGTTTCTCAAGAAGGGCAAAAAATTGTCGCCACTAGCGTACAAATTTCAGAAAATACAGCAGCAGCCTTTACACAAGTTAGGAATTCTATGAATGAGATGGCTTTGAATTCTCAGCAAATTTCCTTAGGGGCCGTCCAGCAAACTCAGGCGATCGAGCAGATTGTTCAGGCTATGCAAAATCTGAATATTGCCGCTAAAGAAAGCGCAGAAGGCATCATCCAAGTTCAAATTGCTACTCAACAGTTAAGTCATTCGGCTGAAAATTTACAAAAGATGATTTAG
- a CDS encoding ABC transporter substrate-binding protein, whose amino-acid sequence MAILSSNYSLESTYSLESTYSLDSIGLHTGLIKCPNCGQFHSNAMAPHGHAVWADMPKDTVDLTQDLIKMGVYSSEVVDLAKTLTENQLKVSLSQFFRDSLFERSASRNRLILEQPDLEQPDYELNSSNLVDRLCLEVVQEAGGIQAAFAAAFGDRQGELFENTIKTGKFNRRQFLARVLTVAALIMLTNCQKDNTADLTSDSPNDLAQKLEKNQLKIGFMPVTCATPIIMSQPLGFYEKYGLKVELVKMQNWAQVRDAAIAGELDAYHMIAAMPLAISLGLGSARFPIKLASIENINGNAMTAAIKHKNKVKSAANLKGFTIAIPFIYSMNNLLLRYYLAAGGVNPDRDVKLVVLTPADMVIKLANGEIDAMMCPGPFNQTAVAEKLGFIHILSSEIWPGHPCCCLATGQPWIEENPTTFRALNKAIIDGCNYASQSQHRPEIARAIAAPEYLNQPESLVKAVLTGSFEDGLGNTHNVRDRIDFDPYPWKSFSYWITTQFQRWNLMPSNVDHEAIADEVFLTGLARHLAKKLGQTPPTVILRKEQLKYDQFDPTDPESYLQGQIKKHGF is encoded by the coding sequence ATGGCTATTTTATCTTCAAATTATTCTCTTGAGTCAACTTATTCTCTTGAGTCAACTTATTCTCTTGATTCAATTGGATTGCATACCGGGCTAATTAAATGCCCGAATTGTGGTCAATTTCACTCTAATGCTATGGCTCCTCATGGCCATGCAGTTTGGGCAGATATGCCCAAGGATACCGTCGATTTGACCCAAGATTTAATTAAAATGGGGGTTTATTCCTCAGAGGTTGTGGATTTAGCCAAAACTCTGACGGAAAATCAGTTAAAAGTTTCTTTAAGCCAATTTTTCCGCGATTCGCTCTTCGAGCGATCCGCTTCGCGGAATCGCCTCATCCTAGAACAACCAGACCTAGAACAACCAGACTATGAGTTAAATTCATCTAATTTGGTAGATCGCCTTTGTTTAGAAGTGGTTCAAGAAGCGGGAGGCATTCAGGCTGCTTTTGCCGCTGCTTTTGGCGATCGCCAAGGGGAACTATTTGAAAATACCATTAAAACAGGAAAGTTTAATCGGCGGCAATTTTTAGCCAGAGTGCTCACGGTGGCTGCGTTAATTATGCTCACCAATTGTCAAAAAGACAATACCGCAGATTTGACATCCGATTCGCCAAATGATTTAGCACAAAAATTAGAAAAAAACCAGCTAAAAATAGGGTTTATGCCGGTGACTTGTGCCACGCCAATTATTATGTCACAGCCTTTAGGTTTTTATGAAAAATATGGCCTAAAAGTTGAATTAGTGAAAATGCAAAATTGGGCACAAGTCAGGGATGCCGCGATCGCTGGTGAACTGGATGCTTACCACATGATTGCTGCCATGCCTTTAGCCATCAGCTTGGGCTTAGGGTCTGCCCGGTTTCCCATAAAATTGGCCAGCATTGAAAATATCAACGGCAATGCCATGACTGCGGCAATCAAACATAAAAATAAAGTCAAAAGTGCAGCGAACTTGAAAGGATTTACCATCGCTATTCCTTTTATTTATTCCATGAATAATCTTTTATTACGTTACTATCTTGCCGCTGGGGGAGTAAACCCCGATCGAGATGTCAAATTGGTGGTTTTGACCCCAGCAGATATGGTAATAAAACTGGCTAATGGGGAAATTGACGCGATGATGTGCCCAGGACCGTTTAATCAAACAGCCGTGGCGGAAAAACTGGGTTTTATTCATATTCTGAGTTCGGAAATTTGGCCGGGACATCCCTGTTGTTGTTTAGCCACAGGGCAGCCTTGGATTGAAGAAAATCCCACTACCTTTCGGGCATTAAATAAGGCAATTATTGATGGCTGTAATTATGCCAGTCAATCACAACATCGCCCCGAAATTGCCCGGGCGATCGCTGCCCCAGAATATTTGAATCAACCAGAATCTTTAGTCAAAGCAGTGCTCACCGGCAGCTTTGAAGATGGTCTAGGCAATACACACAATGTGCGCGATCGCATTGACTTTGACCCCTATCCTTGGAAAAGCTTTTCTTATTGGATTACCACCCAATTTCAACGCTGGAACCTCATGCCATCAAACGTAGACCATGAAGCCATTGCTGATGAAGTATTTCTCACCGGGTTAGCTAGGCATCTCGCGAAAAAATTAGGTCAAACTCCCCCTACAGTGATTCTGCGTAAAGAACAATTGAAATATGATCAATTTGACCCCACAGACCCGGAGTCTTATCTTCAAGGGCAAATTAAAAAACATGGGTTTTAG